Proteins found in one Toxotes jaculatrix isolate fToxJac2 chromosome 18, fToxJac2.pri, whole genome shotgun sequence genomic segment:
- the lrrc4ba gene encoding leucine-rich repeat-containing protein 4B: MRIATLTCLPGPSPFLFLLAQLLLRLLLPGPELVGAASSCPSHCTCSNQASRVICTRQNLEEVPESISVNTRYLNLQENSIQVIKSDTFKHLRHLEILQLSKNQIRQIEVGAFNGLPNLNTLELFDNRLTLVPSHAFEYLSKLRELWLRNNPIETLPGYAFHRVPSLRRLDLGELKKLDFISDAAFVGLINLRYLNLGMCGLKDIPKLTALVRLEELELSGNRLEIIRPGSFQGLVSLRKLWLMHSQVSVIERNAFDDLKNLEELNLSHNSLHSLPHDLFTPLHQLERVHLNHNPWVCNCDVLWLSWWLKETVPSNTTCCARCHAPPFLKGKYIGELDQSHFTCYAPVIVEPPTDLNVTEGMAAELKCRTSTSTTSVNWITPNGTLMTHGSYRVRISVLHDGTLNFTNVTLRDTGQYTCMVTNAAGNTTATAVLNVTAADASVNYTYFTTVTVETVETPGDEDSALVAINETFIRVHPGPTPSGHLWPVPTTASSLSAGWSSSSPRATRPTFTVPITEPGFSGLDDVMKTTKIIIGCFVAITFMAAVMLVVFYKLRKQHQLHKHHGPARAIEIINVEDELGAGASGRGSGISGGSTVTQSGGGGLGGGQSLRLHHPEMVNLPNLARSEHLNHYYKTHHFNNNMMGLGMGTGSGVGLNNNNNPSPCSQSQNTSISCSQVPTSTSGGTPTGGTLPSPVPLPQLGLHTSLKGLMGKGQNEPLLFKSGSKENVQETQI; encoded by the exons ATGCGCATCGCCACGCTGACCTGCCTTCCCGGCCCTTCCCCCTTCCTCTTTCTATTGGCCCAGCTGCTACTGCGGCTCCTCCTCCCTGGGCCGGAGTTGGTGGGAGCCGCCTCCTCCTGCCCCTCCCACTGCACCTGCTCCAACCAGGCCAGCCGAGTCATCTGTACCAGGCAAAACCTGGAGGAGGTGCCCGAGAGCATATCAGTCAACACACGATACCTCAACCTGCAGGAGAACTCAATACAG GTTATCAAGTCCGACACTTTCAAGCACTTGAGGCACCTCGAGATCCTCCAGCTCTCCAAGAATCAGATCCGTCAGATTGAAGTCGGAGCTTTCAATGGCCTCCCCAACCTCAACACGCTGGAGCTCTTCGACAACCGCCTCACACTGGTGCCATCACATGCCTTTGAGTACCTCAGCAAGCTGCGGGAGCTGTGGCTGCGCAACAACCCCATTGAGACTCTGCCAGGCTATGCCTTCCACCGCGTGCCCTCGCTACGGCGCCTGGACCTGGGTGAGCTCAAGAAGCTGGATTTCATCTCTGACGCAGCCTTCGTGGGCCTCATCAATCTACGGTACCTGAACCTGGGCATGTGTGGACTGAAGGACATTCCCAAACTGACAGCCCTTGTGCGTTTGGAGGAACTGGAGCTGTCAGGGAACCGGCTAGAGATCATCCGACCCGGTTCCTTCCAGGGCTTAGTCTCTCTCCGCAAGCTGTGGCTCATGCACTCGCAGGTGTCCGTCATTGAGCGCAATGCCTTCGACGACCTGAAAAACCTGGAAGAGCTCAACCTGTCCCATAACTCCCTGCACTCCTTGCCCCATGACCTCTTCACACCCCTTCACCAGCTGGAGAGGGTACACCTCAACCACAACCCCTGGGTCTGCAACTGTGACGTGCTTTGGCTTAGCTGGTGGTTGAAAGAGACAGTGCCCAGCAATACCACCTGCTGTGCCCGCTGCCATGCTCCCCCGTTTTTAAAGGGCAAGTACATTGGAGAGCTGGACCAGAGCCACTTCACCTGCTATGCTCCTGTCATTGTGGAGCCACCGACAGACCTCAACGTGACCGAAGGTAtggctgctgagctgaagtGTCGCACAAGCACCTCCACGACATCTGTCAACTGGATCACCCCTAATGGCACTCTAATGACCCACGGCTCTTACCGGGTGCGGATATCCGTCCTGCATGATGGCACGCTCAACTTCACAAATGTCACCCTGCGAGACACAGGCCAGTACACCTGCATGGTCACCAATGCTGCTGGCAACACCACGGCAACCGCCGTCCTCAATGTCACTGCCGCTGATGCCAGTGTCAACTACACCTACTTTACCACGGTCACTGTGGAAACAGTGGAGACTCCGGGAGACGAAGACTCCGCGCTGGTTGCCATCAATGAGACCTTCATCCGTGTTCACCCAGGCCCCACTCCCTCGGGCCACTTGTGGCCGGTTCCTACCACAGCCTCCTCTCTGTCGGCCGGctggtcctcctcctctcctcgaGCCACCCGACCCACCTTCACTGTGCCCATCACTGAACCAGGCTTCTCGGGCCTAGATGATGTGATGAAGACCACCAAGATCATCATTGGCTGCTTCGTAGCCATTACCTTCATGGCAGCCGTGATGCTGGTGGTGTTCTACAAGCTGAGGAAGCAGCACCAGCTGCATAAACACCACGGCCCTGCTCGTGCCATCGAGATCATCAATGTGGAGGATGAGCTGGGGGCCGGGGCCAGCGGTCGAGGCAGCGGCATCTCCGGAGGCTCCACCGTGACGCAGAGTGGAGGCGGTGGATTAGGAGGGGGACAGAGCCTCAGGCTGCACCACCCAGAGATGGTCAACCTGCCGAACCTGGCACGATCAGAGCACCTCAACCACTACTACAAAACCcatcatttcaacaacaacatgatGGGCCTGGGCATGGGCACAGGCTCCGGTGTGGgcctcaacaacaacaacaacccctCGCCTTGCTCTCAGTCTCAGAACACATCCATATCCTGTTCCCAGGTTCCAACCTCCACCAGTGGGGGGACACCCACAGGTGGCACCTTGCCCTCTCCTGTGCCCTTGCCCCAGCTGGGTCTCCACACTTCTCTGAAAGGCCTAATGGGCAAAGGCCAGAATGAGCCACTGCTCTTTAAGAGTGGCTCCAAAGAAAATGTGCAAGAGACTCAAATCTGA